From the Cohaesibacter sp. ES.047 genome, one window contains:
- the glp gene encoding gephyrin-like molybdotransferase Glp — MATENTTMGKARLLEIEGAIRLIQEHIEGSQAYETVALAEAHGRVLAKDVVSTVNVPPADDSAMDGYALRSDRLDEDVPSLSLPILQRIPAGYIGDEMKKESAARIFTGAAVPAGTDAVVMQEICSEQDGKVEFKMPVKAGNNIRRAGEDIQAGEVILSSGLRIGPAHLALAASVGVAQLTVFRSVKVAILSTGDELLEPGEELQAGKKYNSNRYALIGLLSQLGCEIVDFGPIEDTPEAIKAALIEATNSVDLILTTGGVSVGEEDHVKAALTSLGELHMWKLNIKPGKPVAFGSVNQTPVIGLPGNPVAAYITFCLIAAPTIRHIQGRKDTTASVWRLPAGFSRSKPGKRREYIRARAVVGEHGTMEIQSFPQQGSAIMTSVCWANGLANIPEGNTVQEGDMLDFLPFETLLG; from the coding sequence ATGGCTACAGAAAACACGACGATGGGTAAGGCCCGTCTGCTGGAAATAGAAGGCGCAATTCGCCTGATCCAGGAACATATCGAGGGTTCGCAGGCGTATGAAACGGTTGCTCTTGCTGAGGCGCACGGCAGGGTCCTGGCCAAAGATGTGGTTTCAACCGTCAATGTCCCTCCCGCAGACGACAGCGCTATGGATGGCTATGCCTTGCGAAGCGACCGGCTTGATGAGGACGTGCCCAGCCTTTCATTGCCCATATTGCAGCGCATTCCGGCCGGCTATATCGGGGATGAAATGAAGAAGGAATCTGCTGCCCGGATCTTTACGGGCGCGGCGGTTCCCGCTGGAACGGATGCCGTGGTGATGCAGGAGATCTGTTCGGAGCAGGACGGCAAGGTGGAATTCAAGATGCCAGTCAAGGCGGGGAACAATATCCGCCGGGCAGGAGAAGACATTCAGGCTGGCGAAGTCATCCTTTCATCTGGATTGCGGATAGGGCCTGCGCATCTCGCACTTGCTGCCTCTGTCGGCGTTGCGCAGCTGACGGTCTTTAGGTCGGTCAAAGTGGCAATCCTTTCCACCGGGGATGAATTGCTCGAGCCGGGAGAGGAATTGCAAGCGGGCAAGAAATACAATTCCAATCGCTATGCTCTGATCGGTCTTCTGTCGCAGCTTGGGTGTGAGATCGTTGATTTCGGGCCAATCGAAGATACGCCTGAAGCCATCAAGGCCGCGCTGATCGAGGCGACCAATTCGGTCGATCTCATCCTGACGACAGGCGGTGTATCAGTTGGTGAAGAAGATCACGTGAAGGCTGCTCTGACTTCGCTTGGCGAGCTTCACATGTGGAAGCTGAATATCAAACCTGGTAAGCCCGTGGCCTTCGGAAGCGTTAACCAGACCCCTGTCATTGGTCTGCCGGGCAACCCTGTTGCAGCCTATATCACGTTCTGTTTGATTGCCGCGCCTACCATTCGTCACATTCAGGGGCGTAAGGATACGACCGCGTCGGTCTGGCGTCTTCCCGCTGGCTTTTCCCGTTCAAAACCGGGCAAGCGCCGTGAATATATCCGTGCGCGTGCGGTCGTCGGTGAGCACGGAACCATGGAAATCCAAAGCTTCCCTCAGCAGGGATCTGCGATCATGACGAGTGTTTGCTGGGCCAACGGTCTGGCAAACATTCCGGAAGGAAACACGGTTCAAGAGGGGGATATGCTCGATTTTCTGCCCTTTGAAACGCTGCTCGGCTGA
- a CDS encoding AraC family transcriptional regulator: MSSLKAQSAAALFDALVDLALKENLISASEAVRFHQATVRRQDSGTISQIEEKLFLDLRPLLVERWGGPEVGAVLALGVDLSRLGTIGELILRSETPRSAFYQLSRFNRLLYQRSSFEILNTPHRLIMTHKHASSEEKATPEVRFGTIWALANVALIPEQVFGTPLFPISTSFDFPAPDNLEPIHRVFGSAVLFNQSSASITFDQARLKDIRNPISVALFTALESVAEKALDQIPALDSVAAYVRHHVKEQMAGAVLPQSAVASLLGMSVRSLQRRLMQEDISFRQIVDDVRAETARHLLADDRISLSEVAFRLGYSEQAAFNHAATRWFGTSPRAMRKTRTNA, encoded by the coding sequence ATGTCCTCACTCAAAGCCCAGTCAGCCGCAGCCTTGTTTGATGCGCTCGTCGACCTCGCCTTAAAGGAAAACCTGATCTCCGCTTCGGAAGCGGTGCGTTTCCATCAAGCCACGGTGCGCAGACAGGACAGCGGCACCATTTCTCAAATAGAAGAGAAGCTTTTTCTCGACCTGCGGCCTCTTCTTGTCGAGCGTTGGGGTGGGCCAGAAGTGGGGGCGGTGTTGGCCTTGGGTGTGGATCTTTCCCGTCTTGGTACCATTGGTGAGCTGATCTTGCGCAGCGAGACGCCCCGGTCTGCCTTTTATCAGCTGTCCCGCTTCAATCGTTTGCTGTACCAGCGCTCATCCTTTGAGATACTCAATACGCCTCACCGTTTGATCATGACCCACAAGCATGCCTCAAGTGAGGAGAAGGCGACCCCTGAAGTCCGATTTGGGACGATCTGGGCTCTGGCCAACGTTGCACTTATTCCTGAGCAGGTCTTCGGCACCCCATTGTTTCCGATTTCAACCAGTTTTGACTTCCCCGCCCCTGATAACCTTGAGCCAATCCATCGCGTCTTTGGCTCTGCTGTGCTTTTTAACCAGTCGAGCGCGTCGATCACCTTTGATCAGGCCCGCCTGAAAGATATCCGCAATCCCATTTCTGTTGCCCTTTTCACAGCGCTGGAATCAGTCGCTGAAAAGGCGCTTGATCAGATCCCCGCCCTCGACAGTGTGGCTGCCTATGTTCGCCACCATGTCAAAGAACAGATGGCAGGCGCGGTCCTTCCTCAAAGCGCTGTAGCGTCTCTTCTGGGCATGTCCGTGCGTAGCCTACAAAGAAGGCTGATGCAGGAGGACATCTCTTTCAGGCAGATCGTGGATGACGTGCGTGCGGAAACGGCCCGCCACCTGCTGGCTGACGACAGGATCTCCTTGTCCGAAGTCGCCTTCCGGCTCGGCTATAGCGAGCAAGCGGCTTTCAATCACGCCGCGACGCGTTGGTTCGGAACGTCTCCAAGAGCGATGCGAAAAACGAGGACAAACGCATAG
- a CDS encoding S9 family peptidase: MSGSNENSSPSFGIRHLFDDQTYHFQALRVLSDAGAGAADIAEVLQAIATIPSGNADAWYAAFARIAQNNEDLAEACGDANSSGLARFRAHTYWRTAEFFLSATDKRRAIAWERQIDSFDLGLDDHSIAYLRYETAYENGSLKSIFFPVEGGEKRPLIMIVGGFDGTLEELYFMMGKAANERGYSVLLYEGPGQSGPVREQQMYFTHEWEKPTSAIIDDFLEKHPAYDRIILTGISLGGYLAPRAAAFDDRIDGVIAFDVMYDFGAVAEKFRPMINHPVYSKMPGISWALENGQWVFGVQSPEAFVDAARPFTLANVAHQIKGDVLILAGEIDHFVPLSQVDEFKKSLTNARSVESVIFSEASGGGEHCQVGATSLWHARAFDWILRNFE, from the coding sequence ATGTCAGGCTCTAACGAAAATTCATCCCCTTCATTTGGCATTCGCCATCTCTTTGATGATCAAACCTATCACTTTCAGGCTCTGCGCGTTCTGAGCGATGCCGGTGCCGGCGCGGCAGACATAGCCGAAGTGCTGCAGGCGATCGCAACCATCCCGTCAGGCAACGCCGATGCTTGGTATGCCGCCTTTGCGCGCATTGCGCAGAACAATGAAGATCTGGCAGAGGCGTGTGGCGATGCCAATAGCAGTGGGTTAGCCCGGTTTCGGGCACACACCTATTGGAGAACGGCCGAGTTCTTTTTGTCTGCCACGGATAAACGCCGCGCTATTGCCTGGGAAAGACAGATAGACAGTTTCGATCTGGGGCTGGATGATCATTCCATCGCTTATCTTCGCTATGAAACCGCGTATGAAAACGGCTCTCTGAAAAGCATCTTCTTCCCTGTAGAAGGCGGAGAGAAGCGTCCCTTGATCATGATTGTTGGTGGCTTTGATGGCACCTTGGAAGAGCTGTATTTCATGATGGGCAAAGCTGCCAATGAGCGGGGATATAGCGTGCTTCTTTATGAGGGCCCCGGTCAGTCTGGCCCGGTGCGCGAGCAGCAAATGTATTTCACGCACGAGTGGGAAAAACCAACCAGTGCCATCATTGATGATTTTCTTGAAAAGCATCCAGCCTATGACCGGATCATCCTGACGGGCATCAGCCTTGGGGGCTATCTTGCGCCACGCGCTGCTGCCTTTGATGACCGGATCGACGGCGTGATCGCCTTTGACGTGATGTATGACTTTGGCGCCGTGGCCGAGAAGTTTCGCCCCATGATCAACCATCCCGTCTATTCCAAAATGCCTGGCATTTCATGGGCGCTTGAAAATGGCCAATGGGTCTTTGGTGTGCAGAGCCCGGAAGCCTTCGTCGACGCGGCACGTCCTTTCACGCTCGCCAATGTTGCCCATCAGATCAAGGGTGACGTGCTGATCCTTGCCGGTGAGATCGACCACTTCGTTCCCCTGTCGCAAGTTGATGAGTTCAAAAAGAGCCTCACGAATGCCCGCTCTGTAGAAAGTGTCATATTCAGTGAAGCCTCAGGGGGTGGTGAGCATTGTCAGGTTGGCGCAACTTCTCTCTGGCATGCTAGGGCTTTCGATTGGATCTTACGCAATTTCGAATAA